From a single Ignavibacteriales bacterium genomic region:
- the rpsD gene encoding 30S ribosomal protein S4, translating to GTKCYTEKCPVERRAFPPGQHGQNRRQKISEYGIQLREKQKVKRSYGLLETQFRNYFERALKQTGRTGEILVKTLERRFDNVVYRMGLAPSRKSARQLILHRHFTVNNQVVDIASYLLNPGDVIQVREKSKKLDLIHSSMKRVKDTAMLPWLSLDKATLTGTFLQVPERADVPLQANEQLIVELYSK from the coding sequence GGGACGAAATGCTACACGGAAAAATGTCCTGTAGAACGAAGGGCTTTTCCGCCGGGACAACACGGCCAGAACCGTCGCCAGAAGATCTCCGAGTACGGGATCCAGCTTCGCGAGAAGCAGAAGGTGAAGCGATCATACGGATTGCTGGAGACGCAGTTCAGGAACTACTTTGAGCGCGCGTTGAAGCAGACCGGCCGGACAGGCGAAATCCTGGTTAAGACGCTTGAACGCCGCTTTGACAATGTCGTCTACCGGATGGGGCTTGCCCCGTCACGGAAGTCGGCCCGTCAACTGATTCTCCATCGTCATTTTACTGTCAACAATCAGGTCGTTGATATTGCTTCCTACCTCCTGAATCCGGGTGACGTGATCCAGGTTCGCGAGAAGAGCAAGAAGCTGGACCTTATCCATTCCTCGATGAAGCGCGTCAAAGATACGGCAATGCTCCCCTGGCTGAGTCTTGACAAGGCGACGTTGACCGGAACATTTTTGCAGGTTCCGGAGCGCGCCGATGTGCCGCTGCAAGCCAACGAGCAGCTCATCGTCGAGTTGTATTCGAAGTAA
- a CDS encoding DNA-directed RNA polymerase subunit alpha encodes MSNALVQMPEKIEIDESSLTPTFGRFTVQPLEKGFGVTLGNSFRRVLLSSLPGTATTAIRVDGIQHEFSTIKGVVEDVADLVLNLKQVRMKPINKKLTKVTLVVKGPGELKAGDIQKASAELEVLNPQLHLATLGKEANFELELRLGRGKGYVPSEENKAPDQPIGTIAIDSIFTPIRNVRFFVEPTRVGGQTDFEKLILEIETDGSTSPEEALTHAGKILRDHIQLFINFEAEPETEKVESEEEAKLASIRKTLKMSVDELELSVRSHNCLRSANIKTIADLVRKDESELLKFRNFGRKSLAELSAIVDELALNFGMDVDKYLKDSNE; translated from the coding sequence ATGAGCAACGCATTAGTTCAGATGCCAGAAAAGATCGAGATCGACGAGAGCTCCCTGACCCCAACCTTTGGGCGCTTCACTGTCCAGCCGCTCGAGAAGGGTTTCGGAGTTACGCTTGGCAATTCTTTCCGACGAGTGCTGCTGTCTTCACTTCCCGGAACGGCGACTACTGCCATACGGGTTGACGGCATCCAGCATGAGTTCTCCACGATCAAAGGTGTGGTGGAAGATGTCGCCGATCTGGTCTTGAACCTTAAGCAGGTTCGAATGAAACCCATCAACAAAAAGCTCACGAAAGTGACGCTGGTTGTCAAGGGACCCGGAGAATTGAAAGCCGGTGACATTCAGAAAGCCTCCGCCGAACTTGAGGTTCTGAATCCGCAACTTCACCTCGCCACGCTCGGCAAGGAAGCCAACTTCGAACTCGAGCTCCGGCTCGGCCGCGGCAAGGGATACGTCCCGTCCGAAGAGAACAAGGCCCCGGATCAGCCGATCGGGACGATTGCGATCGATTCGATTTTCACGCCGATCAGAAACGTCCGGTTCTTTGTCGAACCGACACGCGTCGGCGGGCAGACAGATTTCGAGAAGTTGATCCTCGAGATCGAGACAGACGGATCGACTTCACCGGAAGAGGCGCTCACGCACGCGGGCAAGATCCTGCGCGATCACATCCAGCTCTTCATCAACTTTGAAGCGGAGCCGGAGACCGAGAAAGTGGAGAGCGAAGAAGAGGCGAAGCTGGCATCGATCCGAAAGACCCTCAAGATGTCCGTGGATGAACTGGAGCTTTCGGTCCGCTCGCACAACTGCTTACGGTCTGCAAATATCAAAACCATCGCCGATCTCGTCCGCAAGGATGAATCGGAACTTCTGAAATTCCGGAATTTCGGCCGCAAGTCGCTCGCCGAGTTGTCTGCGATCGTCGATGAACTGGCTCTGAATTTTGGGATGGATGTGGATAAGTATCTGAAAGACAGCAACGAGTAA
- the yihA gene encoding ribosome biogenesis GTP-binding protein YihA/YsxC yields the protein MLKITSAEFLQGVADLHQLPKNELKEVLFIGRSNVGKSSLLNKMCNRKSLARSSSTPGKTREINYYIINNQFYFVDLPGYGYAKVPEQMRAGWKRLIEDFLKRGRPIALGMQLIDSRQEPTPLDLMMMDWLEYYEIPDLLILTKADKLPVSKLTKQLEAYKVRFNQQLTEGSCRGIVPFSIITSEGKGELLRLIDVHMNHALNQKKEAV from the coding sequence ATGCTCAAAATCACGTCTGCTGAATTTCTCCAGGGTGTAGCGGATCTTCACCAGCTTCCGAAGAATGAGCTGAAAGAAGTCCTGTTCATCGGCCGGTCGAATGTCGGCAAGTCGTCGTTGCTGAACAAGATGTGCAATCGCAAGAGCCTCGCCCGATCGAGCTCCACGCCGGGCAAGACCAGGGAAATCAACTACTACATCATCAACAATCAGTTTTATTTCGTCGATCTCCCGGGATATGGTTACGCCAAGGTGCCGGAACAGATGCGCGCGGGATGGAAACGCCTCATCGAGGATTTCCTCAAACGCGGACGCCCCATCGCACTGGGTATGCAGCTGATCGACTCCCGCCAGGAACCGACTCCGCTCGATCTCATGATGATGGACTGGCTCGAGTACTACGAGATTCCCGACCTGCTTATCCTGACGAAAGCCGACAAGCTGCCCGTGAGCAAGCTCACCAAGCAGCTCGAGGCCTACAAGGTTCGCTTCAACCAGCAGCTGACGGAAGGTTCATGCCGGGGAATCGTGCCGTTCTCCATCATCACGAGCGAAGGCAAGGGTGAATTGCTTCGC